One Salvia splendens isolate huo1 chromosome 1, SspV2, whole genome shotgun sequence genomic window, TGAGAGTTCAATGTACGAGATTTTTCTCCAAGGATTACCTAATGAAGTGTCCACTGGAATTGCTACTTTAAAATGCTTCCATCGTCTTATGAGTAACACTACAACGACCACTACGACGATAGCTGAAACTAGAGGAGGCAAAATGTACTTCATTAGTCGAGCAACACTCTTCGATTTTGATCCTCCTTCAACTTCTACACAACGCGGCACTTCAAATCTTGCTGCTCCGCAAAGAGCAGAGTTGTGAACAAACGATAGAGGAGTAAAGTTAGCAAAATGGTTCGTGCTTGGAATTTCCCCTTCCAATTTGTTGTAAGATACATTGAAATGCTCCAAGAATCTGAGATCTTGTAAAGATTTGGGTATCAATCCAGAAAAACTGTTATTAGATAAATCCAATGTTGTCAAGCCTTTCATATTTCCCAACGACTGAGGAATGGATCCTCCAAAGTTATTGTTTGACAAAGTTAGGGCTGCTAATGATTGGCAACCATCAATCGAGCTGGGAATATCACCGGAAAATAGATTTAAGGATAAATCTATTTGGTTGATCACCTTCAGATTTCCGATATTAGGTGAAATCTGACCGCTCAAATAGTTCGAGGACAAGTTGAGATCAACTAGGTCTTTGAGATCCCAGAAATTGGAAGGTATGGTAAAATTCAACTTGTTTGATCCAAAATCAATCTTTCTTAGCGATTGCATTTCACCGAAACATTCCGGTATTGGACCTTTCAGCTCGTTGTTGCTCACTAACACCTCCGCCAAACTACTCATCATGCAAAGATCAATGGGAATAGATCCTTGCAATTGATTGTCAGCAAGGAGTAATCTCCCGAGTTTCTTCAAATTTCCTATTGTTGAAGGAATTGATCCATTTAACTGATTGTCTCCCAAGCTTAAGGCcgtcaaattgatcaagtttccGATCTGGGAAGGAATGACACCTCTAATACCAGTTCCATACGCATGGAAAAGCTCAAGAGATTGTGACAAATTCCCAACGGAATTAGGAAGAACAGCTCTTAATGGattatttgatatttcaatAATGTTGATATATTGAGAATTGGTTAGTGAAGTGAGAAAGTCCATATCATGAGTTGAGGTCAAGTTGTTGTCGCTGAGGACAAACATGGATAAAAGGTTTAGGTTAGCCAAAGTAGGGATGGGGCCGGAGAATGAGTTTGATTGCAAGATTAAGACTTGGAGGAGAGAAGCGTTGTTGATAGAGGCAGGGATGGGGCCGGTGAGGCGGTTGTTTTGTAAAGCGAGGTGGTAGAGATTGGGAAGTGTAAGCCCCATGTCGGAAGGAAGAGTGCCGGAAAACTTGTTGTATGAAAGGCTTAGCAATTGCAAGGTTGACATGTTGAAGATGGCGGGTGGGATAGGGCCGGATAAGGAGTTATTGAACACACGGATTACTATTACAGATGTCAAACTGGATAGCTCTTTCGGTAATTCGCCTGCCATCCACAAATGGAAACAATTTaagttttatcaaaattattactctaatttttatattttttaattaaactaaaatgtcACATCGGAATAATTTACGAAAAACTATTCATCAAAGTGTCAAGTGTAAACACAAAGAAAAATTGAGCTAGTGTACAAAAAAGGTGATCCGGTGAAGCCCATGGTTGACTAATTTTATGTCTTGACACTGAAAAGTGAAGAATACTTGATTGCcaattttggtaaaaaaaaatttgtttgaCTAAATAAAATGCATTGGATATTTCATGTTGACTACTATGTTTTGACAGTTGACAGTGACACTGAGATGTGGCTATTACCtagtataaaaaatagtaaaaaatgcATTGGATTTTTCAATTTAGAGGAGGTGTTAGGTTTTCAAGATAAAATCtaaattgagttgtgagattattttagtcatagggttattcatctaggattgagttgttgggttgaatctcatgaaccaaacacactacaaatttaatctcggatacaatcttgcaaagcGAACACCCCAGAGAGTACATACCATACCTATCAAATGATTATTTTCCAGATTCAGCACCGTCAGAGAAGAGAGGTTCCCAACTTGCTTTGGTATTCTGCCTGAAATAGAGCAAATTACCAAATCATATGGATttacatttaaaatttaatcaagtgataaaaaattaaacggTCTAATATTTTAGAgattttaactattttattcCATATTcttcttagaaaaaaaaatattatcaacatcaataattacataattaaaattaattagcaTACTCAAAATACAGGTTTCCATTATTCTTGAATAAAAAATATCGCACTCTTAATTACGTAGTAATTAATTTAGAAGTGAtaccttggaattgattttccCATAGATACAGCCCCCTTAGCATACTCAAACTCCCAATTTCACTCGGGATTTCGCCTTTGAAATTATTCCTTTGCAGTTGCAGTAGCTCAAGCTCTCTGCATTTCCCTATATTTCTTGGAATCTCCCCGTCAAGTTGGTTCTCATACACAGTGAATCTTCTCAATCTTGAAGTACCACTGCAAATATTGTCTGGGAGCTTTCCCGACAGCCTATTTTCTCCAAAATTGACGACCATCAACGAAGAAATATTAAAGAGAGAATATGGTATGGATCCCCACAGCTGATTTCCTAGCACACTAACTCTTTCAAGTGAAGAAAGGCCACCAATCTCAACAGGGATGTTTCCATCAAGAGCATTGAAGCTCAGATTCAGACTCTGAAGCCTCGAGCTATTGAATAAAGAAGCAGGGATTCCGCCGGAGAACATGTTTTCCGAGAGATTCATGTGGCGGAGCTCGGATAAGGCTCCGAGCCACGGCGGAATATCTCCGGTGAAGTTGTTGGCCGCGAGGTTTATCTCCTGCAGGCGTCGCAGGTTGGACAGCTCAGTTGGTAAGACGCCCCCGAAATTGTTTGAGGGGATGTTTAAAACTCGGAGGAACGTTAGGTTTCCGAGATGTGGAGCGATGGTTCCGCGGAGGCCGAGGCCGGGGAGGTTTAGGGCGGTGACGCGGTGGTGTTTTGGGCTGCAGGAGACACCATTCCATTCACAAGTAGGTGTTTTTGTGGACCAGTTGTTGAGGAAGGTGGAAGAGGTGATGGAGTTTTTGAAGGCAATGAGAGATAGTTGATCAGTGGTGAGATTGGAGAGTGATTGGGAGGATGTGAGGGAAAAGGTGTTTGATATGAATACTAAAATAGCAATGTGGAATAGGGAAGACTCCATAGATGGTGTGGTTTATGTTAATGGTGTATTGGGGTGTGTgtgtttatgatatttatagaTATGGAATAGTAGTTGGTGAAGTCTAAAATTAatacacaaacaaaacaaagagcAAGTTGGTTTGTATTTTGAACAATGATTGATTTCTGTGTTCAGATTTGAGATAACTGATGAACTTGCAGCTCTCTCTCTTTATCTATTATGTGGAATTGTttgaatatgaaaaaaaatattgaatactttaataagagaaaagaaataaatttatttttaaatattataaaatgaagaTTAAGtgtgacaaattaaaaagaaaaatgtgaacaTTTTGaatgagacggatgaagtactaTATTGATACTCTATCGATCTCATAATATATGTCAACACTTGGATTATGAcacaaaattttagaaaatgttgttttgtgtgttaagcggagagagaaaataataaatataaagtaTTTATTAATGTGAGGAATAATTtttcccaaaatggaaatatgatattttttgggATAAATTAGAAAGGAAAATGTGACATGCTTTGGGACAAAATGAGTATAACTTTAAATTCGTTGTTTGTTTTGATAAAAGTTCTTTATCTGTGTGCTTGCAAAAGTTTAAATCCTTGGGACACTATATATAATATGGATATGGTTTGTATGAAAGTGGTCAATATTCAGAGAATATAGAATTATAGTCAATTCGGTGTGGAGTGGGCACAAGCAAGTGTGAATATATAATTAAGTTGTTCATTTTGTGGTATGAGATTTATACACCGAATGAATTATCTAATTGACTAGTCATTTAAAATGAGTTTTGTAATATTGATGCTTCCAATGAAACTCTGTGAGTATACAAATTGTCAAATTATTGCCAGTTGTTTCTAAACATAGTTCGGTGTACTCAATTTTGCACAGTGCTTTTTgctgaaaaaaaatactccctccactAAGAAAGAtgactattttttttggacggCACTAATTGCATCCAATattgttttatgtgtttgttgaaaaagaataaagtattattttattttattttattttattttattttgttgaaaaagaataaagtattattttattttattttattttattttattttattatgagtGTGGAATAGGAATGGATTGAATTAGTGGAGTAGGCGATCCTGAGCGCATTTTTTTTATCGGGCTCATATCTTCTATAATTAACCATAAGAATGTGtgtttcaaatttaagttggtactattaatttttaattattaaataaaattaacatgaaGCCATGGCTAAAGCATTTATTTGGGGACTTATGCTTTACTATCTCCTTAATCTTATTTTGAATATTAGTACAGTTTCCCACTTGTGCGCTCCAATACTTCAGTTTCAGACTTTCATCTGTGAGTTTTCGCAGTTAATCtcgtttttaattaattttttaaccGTTTTATTTGGCTACTTAACTTATTCTTGATTTCCCTTGCacgttttttttccttttttgggtGCTAAAATTGTTTGCGTTTTCTTCAGATGATTTTTTTGGAACTGTTGGGTAGTTTGTCGtttgaaatttcaatatttCTGATTCTTGTAGCTGGCGCCGTATGCATTTCTATAAATGTTTGGTGAATTGACGGTTAATTTGCTTCTTCTGTGGTTTGGGTAGCTCGGATAGACTGAATATCAGTTACAATTTTCAGTTTTTGTTGATTTCTCTAATCGCATGTTTGACCTAGTTTTTCTTGCTTGAATTGTTATTTTGGAAGTTTGACATTGTGATCCATTGCCCCTTTGCCACACTGTGGAAATTTAACCTAGGCAAATTGGTAAATCACTTCTCATTTGTAAGGAGATAATGCAAGCTTGGCTGCTAATTGTTTGAATGTTTGTAGCATTTTAGAATAAGAAGTTATGAACTGGTCACCCATTACCTGCTTGTTAAAATGACCCTTGTTAGTGCAGATAATAAAACCAGCACTAaatttatgataatttttttatgcTCTGTTTATTCAATGTATTGAGTTAGTCATTTTATCAGAGAATAAATGGTGTTCGTGAATCATGACTTTGCTAAGGTAGAATGTACTGAACAATGTTTACCATCTTACTGTTTTTTCTTCCTATATGGTACGAGTGCCTGAAATGGCGGCTGCCACCCAATGTCTCACCTTATTCAGCTGATAAATGTCTGAATACATCATTGGAAATCGTTTCTAGTTGTAGTAGTGACTAGATCTTTTTCTGCCTAGTTCTAATAGAAGCCACGTCTTGTTAACATTGTTGTTACCGAACAGGCTATGGAACATGTAGAACCTCTGTATGGACATGGGTTTGTATCAAGTAAATAGTGCTGTGAGGAGACCTCACATCCTGCTTGCTGCCAGTGGCAGTGTTGCTGCAATTAAATTTGCTAATCTTTGTCATTGCTTCTCCGAGTGGGCAGAAGTGAAAGCTGTTGCTACCCAGGCATCGCTTCATTTCGTAGACAGGGTTGCTCTTCCCAAGGATGTAGTACTTTACGCTGATGAGGATGAATGGTCGAGTTGGAAAAAGATAGGTGATAATGTGCTCCACATTGAGTTGCGTAAATGGGCTgatataatggtcattgcacctTTGTCTGCTAATACACTTGCCTAGGTAAAAATAAGCTGCGATGATGGCTGTTCGTATTTATTTGTTAACCTTACCGTCCATTACTACTTTTAAAATGCTATATATCTGCAGCATTTTTCACTGATAAATCACAGGCTACTTCCATGTGCAAGGATCATATGTACAAAGTTACAAACGTAAAATCCACATAAGTTTCAGACCTTCCACAGTACCACGTAAAATTTCTAACCTGGGAATATAGGTTTGGGCCGTATTTGCAATTCAGCTCAAAGGTCTTCTTATAATATAGTAAAAATTGATTTGACTAAGCTTTTGTCTTAAATAGATTGTTTTGGAATGTGTTTAACTTTTGTCTTAAATAGATTGCTGGAGGTTTATGTGATAGCTTGTTGACCTGCATTGTCCGGGCATGGGACTACAGTAAGCCAATGTTCGTAGCGCCAGCCATGAACAGCCTCATGTGGAACAACCCTTTCACCGAACGTCATCTCATGGGGATCGATGATCTTGGGATCTCTCTAATTCCCCCGGTGA contains:
- the LOC121811620 gene encoding receptor kinase-like protein Xa21 isoform X3 — its product is MESSLFHIAILVFISNTFSLTSSQSLSNLTTDQLSLIAFKNSITSSTFLNNWSTKTPTCEWNGVSCSPKHHRVTALNLPGLGLRGTIAPHLGNLTFLRVLNIPSNNFGGVLPTELSNLRRLQEINLAANNFTGDIPPWLGALSELRHMNLSENMFSGGIPASLFNSSRLQSLNLSFNALDGNIPVEIGGLSSLERVSVLGNQLWGSIPYSLFNISSLMVVNFGENRLSGKLPDNICSGTSRLRRFTVYENQLDGEIPRNIGKCRELELLQLQRNNFKGEIPSEIGSLSMLRGLYLWENQFQGRIPKQVGNLSSLTVLNLENNHLIGELPKELSSLTSVIVIRVFNNSLSGPIPPAIFNMSTLQLLSLSYNKFSGTLPSDMGLTLPNLYHLALQNNRLTGPIPASINNASLLQVLILQSNSFSGPIPTLANLNLLSMFVLSDNNLTSTHDMDFLTSLTNSQYINIIEISNNPLRAVLPNSVGNLSQSLELFHAYGTGIRGVIPSQIGNLINLTALSLGDNQLNGSIPSTIGNLKKLGRLLLADNQLQGSIPIDLCMMSSLAEVLVSNNELKGPIPECFGEMQSLRKIDFGSNKLNFTIPSNFWDLKDLVDLNLSSNYLSGQISPNIGNLKVINQIDLSLNLFSGDIPSSIDGCQSLAALTLSNNNFGGSIPQSLGNMKGLTTLDLSNNSFSGLIPKSLQDLRFLEHFNVSYNKLEGEIPSTNHFANFTPLSFVHNSALCGAARFEVPRCVEVEGGSKSKSVARLMKYILPPLVSAIVVVVVVVLLIRRWKHFKVAIPVDTSLGNPWRKISYIELSRATDSFSETNMLGRGSFGSVFRGVFKDGLSFAVKVFNLELEGGSKSFEVESRILSNIRHRNLVRVIGCCTNMEFKGLILEFMPNGSLEKWLYSDNYCVDIPQLLNISIDVALALEYLHHGYTFPVVHCDIKPSNVLVDENMGARVADFGISKLFEEGEAMVFSYELVI
- the LOC121811620 gene encoding probable LRR receptor-like serine/threonine-protein kinase At3g47570 isoform X1 encodes the protein MESSLFHIAILVFISNTFSLTSSQSLSNLTTDQLSLIAFKNSITSSTFLNNWSTKTPTCEWNGVSCSPKHHRVTALNLPGLGLRGTIAPHLGNLTFLRVLNIPSNNFGGVLPTELSNLRRLQEINLAANNFTGDIPPWLGALSELRHMNLSENMFSGGIPASLFNSSRLQSLNLSFNALDGNIPVEIGGLSSLERVSVLGNQLWGSIPYSLFNISSLMVVNFGENRLSGKLPDNICSGTSRLRRFTVYENQLDGEIPRNIGKCRELELLQLQRNNFKGEIPSEIGSLSMLRGLYLWENQFQGRIPKQVGNLSSLTVLNLENNHLIGELPKELSSLTSVIVIRVFNNSLSGPIPPAIFNMSTLQLLSLSYNKFSGTLPSDMGLTLPNLYHLALQNNRLTGPIPASINNASLLQVLILQSNSFSGPIPTLANLNLLSMFVLSDNNLTSTHDMDFLTSLTNSQYINIIEISNNPLRAVLPNSVGNLSQSLELFHAYGTGIRGVIPSQIGNLINLTALSLGDNQLNGSIPSTIGNLKKLGRLLLADNQLQGSIPIDLCMMSSLAEVLVSNNELKGPIPECFGEMQSLRKIDFGSNKLNFTIPSNFWDLKDLVDLNLSSNYLSGQISPNIGNLKVINQIDLSLNLFSGDIPSSIDGCQSLAALTLSNNNFGGSIPQSLGNMKGLTTLDLSNNSFSGLIPKSLQDLRFLEHFNVSYNKLEGEIPSTNHFANFTPLSFVHNSALCGAARFEVPRCVEVEGGSKSKSVARLMKYILPPLVSAIVVVVVVVLLIRRWKHFKVAIPVDTSLGNPWRKISYIELSRATDSFSETNMLGRGSFGSVFRGVFKDGLSFAVKVFNLELEGGSKSFEVESRILSNIRHRNLVRVIGCCTNMEFKGLILEFMPNGSLEKWLYSDNYCVDIPQLLNISIDVALALEYLHHGYTFPVVHCDIKPSNVLVDENMGARVADFGISKLFEEGEAMVQTKTLATIGYAAPEYGSEGKVSTSADVYSFGMMLLEMFTRRKPTDDMFDGEVSLKEWVSEALEANAIDQVLAYGILSEEDGHFIAKKEHVTSIFELAIKCLAILPHERMDMIQVVATLKKLKAKVVAGQTQRGRQHVITIT
- the LOC121811620 gene encoding probable LRR receptor-like serine/threonine-protein kinase At3g47570 isoform X2 translates to MESSLFHIAILVFISNTFSLTSSQSLSNLTTDQLSLIAFKNSITSSTFLNNWSTKTPTCEWNGVSCSPKHHRVTALNLPGLGLRGTIAPHLGNLTFLRVLNIPSNNFGGVLPTELSNLRRLQEINLAANNFTGDIPPWLGALSELRHMNLSENMFSGGIPASLFNSSRLQSLNLSFNALDGNIPVEIGGLSSLERVSVLGNQLWGSIPYSLFNISSLMVVNFGENRLSGKLPDNICSGTSRLRRFTVYENQLDGEIPRNIGKCRELELLQLQRNNFKGEIPSEIGSLSMLRGLYLWENQFQGRIPKQVGNLSSLTVLNLENNHLIGELPKELSSLTSVIVIRVFNNSLSGPIPPAIFNMSTLQLLSLSYNKFSGTLPSDMGLTLPNLYHLALQNNRLTGPIPASINNASLLQVLILQSNSFSGPIPTLANLNLLSMFVLSDNNLTSTHDMDFLTSLTNSQYINIIEISNNPLRAVLPNSVGNLSQSLELFHAYGTGIRGVIPSQIGNLINLTALSLGDNQLNGSIPSTIGNLKKLGRLLLADNQLQGSIPIDLCMMSSLAEVLVSNNELKGPIPECFGEMQSLRKIDFGSNKLNFTIPSNFWDLKDLVDLNLSSNYLSGQISPNIGNLKVINQIDLSLNLFSGDIPSSIDGCQSLAALTLSNNNFGGSIPQSLGNMKGLTTLDLSNNSFSGLIPKSLQDLRFLEHFNVSYNKLEGEIPSTNHFANFTPLSFVHNSALCGAARFEVPRCVEVEGGSKSKSVARLMKYILPPLVSAIVVVVVVVLLIRRWKHFKVAIPVDTSLGNPWRKISYIELSRATDSFSETNMLGRGSFGSVFRGVFKDGLSFAVKVFNLELEGGSKSFEVESRILSNIRHRNLVRVIGCCTNMEFKGLILEFMPNGSLEKWLYSDNYCVDIPQLLNISIDVALALEYLHHGYTFPVVHCDIKPSNVLVDENMGARVADFGISKLFEEGEAMVQTKTLATIGYAAPEYGSEGKVSTSADVYSFGMMLLEMFTRRKPTDDMFDGEVSLKEWVAYQRNLETSLPSKFYNLVQIT